One Podarcis muralis chromosome 1, rPodMur119.hap1.1, whole genome shotgun sequence genomic window carries:
- the VIPAS39 gene encoding spermatogenesis-defective protein 39 homolog isoform X3: MKRKMNRIKVDEEEYWHSSKCKAFTFDDEDDELFQLKESKRTVNSLRDIVDDDDDLEKFSWSGEPVGSISWSIKETASSSNNSAEGRDLGGQRGSSSYGAFPKQASSYSLSSFFKGRNKHGSFQSLSDALTDTGFKSYAPELRRPKADYKDYSSDWSPKDTVRRLQRGKICSLERFHSLQDKLQLLDEAVAVHDGNVITAILIFLKRTLKKEILFRELELRQVALRHLIHFLKETGDQKLLLDLLRFLDRTEEVAFKSTLLEPAVCVCSCLLQLTQYREHLMIQDVEKRKEFLKGCVGLPFSLEDAAHVQDHYTLLERQIIIEVNDKHLESAGQTEIFRKYPRKASILNMPLVTTLFYSCFYHYTETEIPDKQYVLTALAARAKLRAWHDVDALFTTKNWLGYTKKKAPIGFHRVVEILQRNNAPVQVLQEYVRLVEDVETKLNLAMKYKCHDVVIDTYKDLKDRLQLMAYRCKVDRGSPAEEKIDSILSNPQIRWKN, from the exons ATGAAAAGAAAG ATGAACAGAATAAAGGTTGATGAGGAAGAATACTGGCACAGTTCCAAGTGTAAAGCATTTACgtttgatgatgaagatgatgagctCTTTCAG CTGAAGGAGTCAAAACGAACAGTGAACAGCCTCCGAGATATTGTAGATGATGACGATGATCTTGAGAAGTTCAGCTggagtggggagcctgtgggCA GCATTTCCTGGTCAATCAAGGAGACCGCCTCCAGCAGCAACAATAGTGCTGAGGGAAGAGACTTGGGTGGGCAAAGAGGCTCTTCTTCATACGGAGCATTTCCCAAGCAAGCCTCTTCTTACTCACTGAGCAGCTTTTTCAAAG gaagaaacAAACATGGGAGCTTTCAGTCACTTTCAGATG CTCTTACAGACACAGGATTTAAAAGTTACGCCCCAGAACTGCGCAGACCAAAAGCAGACTACAAG GATTACAGCAGTGACTGGAGCCCTAAAGACACAGTAAGGCGGCTGCAGAGAGGCAAG ATCTGCTCACTGGAGAGGTTTCACTCCCTACAGGACAAGCTGCAGCTACTGGATGAAGCTGTTGCAGTGCATGATGGGAATGTCATTACAGCC ATCCTAATATTTCTGAAGAGAACCTTGAAGAAAG AAATCCTGTTCAGAGAGCTGGAGCTGCGGCAGGTGGCCTTGCGCCATTTAATACACTTTCTCAAGGAAACAGGGGACCAAAAACTCCTCCTGGACCTGCTGAG GTTCCTGGACAGGACAGAGGAGGTTGCA TTTAAGTCAACCCTTCTTGagcctgctgtgtgtgtgtgttcctgcctTCTCCAGCTGACACAGTACCGTGAGCACCTGATGATCCAGGATGTGGAGAAACGAAAGGAGTTTCTGAAAGGTTGCGTTGG GTTACCATTTTCATTGGAAGATGCTGCTCATGTTCAAGACCATTATACGCTTCTGGAGAGGCAGATCATCATTGAG gtaaatGACAAACATTTAGAGTCAGCTGGGCAGACGGAGATATTTCGGAAGTACCCTCGAAAGGCCTCCATCCTAAACATGCCACTGGTCACCACGCTTTTCTACTCCTGCTTCTATCACTACACGGAGACTGAG ATCCCAGACAAACAGTATGTGCTGACAGCCCTGGCTGCTCGTGCCAAACTCCGGGCTTGGCATGATGTAGATGCTTTGTTCACCACCAAG AACTGGTTGGGCTACACTAAAAAGAAAGCTCCTATTGGTTTTCATCGGGTAGTGGAGATCTTGCAGCGGAACAATGCCCCAGTACAA GTCTTACAGGAGTACGTGCGCCTGGTAGAAGATGTTGAGACCAAGTTGAACCTTGCAATGAAATACAAGTGCCATGACGTTGTTATAGAT ACCTACAAAGACTTGAAGGATCGTCTCCAGTTGATGGCGTACAGATGTAAAGTTGATCGGGGTTCTCCAGCAGAGGAGAAGATTGATAGCATCCTCAGCAACCCG CAAATCCGATGGAAGAATTGA
- the VIPAS39 gene encoding spermatogenesis-defective protein 39 homolog isoform X1, with translation MKRKMNRIKVDEEEYWHSSKCKAFTFDDEDDELFQLKESKRTVNSLRDIVDDDDDLEKFSWSGEPVGSISWSIKETASSSNNSAEGRDLGGQRGSSSYGAFPKQASSYSLSSFFKGRNKHGSFQSLSDALTDTGFKSYAPELRRPKADYKDYSSDWSPKDTVRRLQRGKICSLERFHSLQDKLQLLDEAVAVHDGNVITAILIFLKRTLKKEILFRELELRQVALRHLIHFLKETGDQKLLLDLLRFLDRTEEVAFKSTLLEPAVCVCSCLLQLTQYREHLMIQDVEKRKEFLKGCVGLPFSLEDAAHVQDHYTLLERQIIIEVNDKHLESAGQTEIFRKYPRKASILNMPLVTTLFYSCFYHYTETEGTFSSPANLKKTFKIPDKQYVLTALAARAKLRAWHDVDALFTTKNWLGYTKKKAPIGFHRVVEILQRNNAPVQVLQEYVRLVEDVETKLNLAMKYKCHDVVIDTYKDLKDRLQLMAYRCKVDRGSPAEEKIDSILSNPQIRWKN, from the exons ATGAAAAGAAAG ATGAACAGAATAAAGGTTGATGAGGAAGAATACTGGCACAGTTCCAAGTGTAAAGCATTTACgtttgatgatgaagatgatgagctCTTTCAG CTGAAGGAGTCAAAACGAACAGTGAACAGCCTCCGAGATATTGTAGATGATGACGATGATCTTGAGAAGTTCAGCTggagtggggagcctgtgggCA GCATTTCCTGGTCAATCAAGGAGACCGCCTCCAGCAGCAACAATAGTGCTGAGGGAAGAGACTTGGGTGGGCAAAGAGGCTCTTCTTCATACGGAGCATTTCCCAAGCAAGCCTCTTCTTACTCACTGAGCAGCTTTTTCAAAG gaagaaacAAACATGGGAGCTTTCAGTCACTTTCAGATG CTCTTACAGACACAGGATTTAAAAGTTACGCCCCAGAACTGCGCAGACCAAAAGCAGACTACAAG GATTACAGCAGTGACTGGAGCCCTAAAGACACAGTAAGGCGGCTGCAGAGAGGCAAG ATCTGCTCACTGGAGAGGTTTCACTCCCTACAGGACAAGCTGCAGCTACTGGATGAAGCTGTTGCAGTGCATGATGGGAATGTCATTACAGCC ATCCTAATATTTCTGAAGAGAACCTTGAAGAAAG AAATCCTGTTCAGAGAGCTGGAGCTGCGGCAGGTGGCCTTGCGCCATTTAATACACTTTCTCAAGGAAACAGGGGACCAAAAACTCCTCCTGGACCTGCTGAG GTTCCTGGACAGGACAGAGGAGGTTGCA TTTAAGTCAACCCTTCTTGagcctgctgtgtgtgtgtgttcctgcctTCTCCAGCTGACACAGTACCGTGAGCACCTGATGATCCAGGATGTGGAGAAACGAAAGGAGTTTCTGAAAGGTTGCGTTGG GTTACCATTTTCATTGGAAGATGCTGCTCATGTTCAAGACCATTATACGCTTCTGGAGAGGCAGATCATCATTGAG gtaaatGACAAACATTTAGAGTCAGCTGGGCAGACGGAGATATTTCGGAAGTACCCTCGAAAGGCCTCCATCCTAAACATGCCACTGGTCACCACGCTTTTCTACTCCTGCTTCTATCACTACACGGAGACTGAG GGAACATTCAGTAGTCCAGCAAACTTGAAGAAAACCTTCAAG ATCCCAGACAAACAGTATGTGCTGACAGCCCTGGCTGCTCGTGCCAAACTCCGGGCTTGGCATGATGTAGATGCTTTGTTCACCACCAAG AACTGGTTGGGCTACACTAAAAAGAAAGCTCCTATTGGTTTTCATCGGGTAGTGGAGATCTTGCAGCGGAACAATGCCCCAGTACAA GTCTTACAGGAGTACGTGCGCCTGGTAGAAGATGTTGAGACCAAGTTGAACCTTGCAATGAAATACAAGTGCCATGACGTTGTTATAGAT ACCTACAAAGACTTGAAGGATCGTCTCCAGTTGATGGCGTACAGATGTAAAGTTGATCGGGGTTCTCCAGCAGAGGAGAAGATTGATAGCATCCTCAGCAACCCG CAAATCCGATGGAAGAATTGA
- the VIPAS39 gene encoding spermatogenesis-defective protein 39 homolog isoform X4, producing the protein MKRKMNRIKVDEEEYWHSSKCKAFTFDDEDDELFQLKESKRTVNSLRDIVDDDDDLEKFSWSGEPVGSISWSIKETASSSNNSAEGRDLGGQRGSSSYGAFPKQASSYSLSSFFKGRNKHGSFQSLSDALTDTGFKSYAPELRRPKADYKDYSSDWSPKDTVRRLQRGKICSLERFHSLQDKLQLLDEAVAVHDGNVITAILIFLKRTLKKEILFRELELRQVALRHLIHFLKETGDQKLLLDLLRFLDRTEEVALTQYREHLMIQDVEKRKEFLKGCVGLPFSLEDAAHVQDHYTLLERQIIIEVNDKHLESAGQTEIFRKYPRKASILNMPLVTTLFYSCFYHYTETEGTFSSPANLKKTFKIPDKQYVLTALAARAKLRAWHDVDALFTTKNWLGYTKKKAPIGFHRVVEILQRNNAPVQVLQEYVRLVEDVETKLNLAMKYKCHDVVIDTYKDLKDRLQLMAYRCKVDRGSPAEEKIDSILSNPQIRWKN; encoded by the exons ATGAAAAGAAAG ATGAACAGAATAAAGGTTGATGAGGAAGAATACTGGCACAGTTCCAAGTGTAAAGCATTTACgtttgatgatgaagatgatgagctCTTTCAG CTGAAGGAGTCAAAACGAACAGTGAACAGCCTCCGAGATATTGTAGATGATGACGATGATCTTGAGAAGTTCAGCTggagtggggagcctgtgggCA GCATTTCCTGGTCAATCAAGGAGACCGCCTCCAGCAGCAACAATAGTGCTGAGGGAAGAGACTTGGGTGGGCAAAGAGGCTCTTCTTCATACGGAGCATTTCCCAAGCAAGCCTCTTCTTACTCACTGAGCAGCTTTTTCAAAG gaagaaacAAACATGGGAGCTTTCAGTCACTTTCAGATG CTCTTACAGACACAGGATTTAAAAGTTACGCCCCAGAACTGCGCAGACCAAAAGCAGACTACAAG GATTACAGCAGTGACTGGAGCCCTAAAGACACAGTAAGGCGGCTGCAGAGAGGCAAG ATCTGCTCACTGGAGAGGTTTCACTCCCTACAGGACAAGCTGCAGCTACTGGATGAAGCTGTTGCAGTGCATGATGGGAATGTCATTACAGCC ATCCTAATATTTCTGAAGAGAACCTTGAAGAAAG AAATCCTGTTCAGAGAGCTGGAGCTGCGGCAGGTGGCCTTGCGCCATTTAATACACTTTCTCAAGGAAACAGGGGACCAAAAACTCCTCCTGGACCTGCTGAG GTTCCTGGACAGGACAGAGGAGGTTGCA CTGACACAGTACCGTGAGCACCTGATGATCCAGGATGTGGAGAAACGAAAGGAGTTTCTGAAAGGTTGCGTTGG GTTACCATTTTCATTGGAAGATGCTGCTCATGTTCAAGACCATTATACGCTTCTGGAGAGGCAGATCATCATTGAG gtaaatGACAAACATTTAGAGTCAGCTGGGCAGACGGAGATATTTCGGAAGTACCCTCGAAAGGCCTCCATCCTAAACATGCCACTGGTCACCACGCTTTTCTACTCCTGCTTCTATCACTACACGGAGACTGAG GGAACATTCAGTAGTCCAGCAAACTTGAAGAAAACCTTCAAG ATCCCAGACAAACAGTATGTGCTGACAGCCCTGGCTGCTCGTGCCAAACTCCGGGCTTGGCATGATGTAGATGCTTTGTTCACCACCAAG AACTGGTTGGGCTACACTAAAAAGAAAGCTCCTATTGGTTTTCATCGGGTAGTGGAGATCTTGCAGCGGAACAATGCCCCAGTACAA GTCTTACAGGAGTACGTGCGCCTGGTAGAAGATGTTGAGACCAAGTTGAACCTTGCAATGAAATACAAGTGCCATGACGTTGTTATAGAT ACCTACAAAGACTTGAAGGATCGTCTCCAGTTGATGGCGTACAGATGTAAAGTTGATCGGGGTTCTCCAGCAGAGGAGAAGATTGATAGCATCCTCAGCAACCCG CAAATCCGATGGAAGAATTGA
- the VIPAS39 gene encoding spermatogenesis-defective protein 39 homolog isoform X2, translating into MNRIKVDEEEYWHSSKCKAFTFDDEDDELFQLKESKRTVNSLRDIVDDDDDLEKFSWSGEPVGSISWSIKETASSSNNSAEGRDLGGQRGSSSYGAFPKQASSYSLSSFFKGRNKHGSFQSLSDALTDTGFKSYAPELRRPKADYKDYSSDWSPKDTVRRLQRGKICSLERFHSLQDKLQLLDEAVAVHDGNVITAILIFLKRTLKKEILFRELELRQVALRHLIHFLKETGDQKLLLDLLRFLDRTEEVAFKSTLLEPAVCVCSCLLQLTQYREHLMIQDVEKRKEFLKGCVGLPFSLEDAAHVQDHYTLLERQIIIEVNDKHLESAGQTEIFRKYPRKASILNMPLVTTLFYSCFYHYTETEGTFSSPANLKKTFKIPDKQYVLTALAARAKLRAWHDVDALFTTKNWLGYTKKKAPIGFHRVVEILQRNNAPVQVLQEYVRLVEDVETKLNLAMKYKCHDVVIDTYKDLKDRLQLMAYRCKVDRGSPAEEKIDSILSNPQIRWKN; encoded by the exons ATGAACAGAATAAAGGTTGATGAGGAAGAATACTGGCACAGTTCCAAGTGTAAAGCATTTACgtttgatgatgaagatgatgagctCTTTCAG CTGAAGGAGTCAAAACGAACAGTGAACAGCCTCCGAGATATTGTAGATGATGACGATGATCTTGAGAAGTTCAGCTggagtggggagcctgtgggCA GCATTTCCTGGTCAATCAAGGAGACCGCCTCCAGCAGCAACAATAGTGCTGAGGGAAGAGACTTGGGTGGGCAAAGAGGCTCTTCTTCATACGGAGCATTTCCCAAGCAAGCCTCTTCTTACTCACTGAGCAGCTTTTTCAAAG gaagaaacAAACATGGGAGCTTTCAGTCACTTTCAGATG CTCTTACAGACACAGGATTTAAAAGTTACGCCCCAGAACTGCGCAGACCAAAAGCAGACTACAAG GATTACAGCAGTGACTGGAGCCCTAAAGACACAGTAAGGCGGCTGCAGAGAGGCAAG ATCTGCTCACTGGAGAGGTTTCACTCCCTACAGGACAAGCTGCAGCTACTGGATGAAGCTGTTGCAGTGCATGATGGGAATGTCATTACAGCC ATCCTAATATTTCTGAAGAGAACCTTGAAGAAAG AAATCCTGTTCAGAGAGCTGGAGCTGCGGCAGGTGGCCTTGCGCCATTTAATACACTTTCTCAAGGAAACAGGGGACCAAAAACTCCTCCTGGACCTGCTGAG GTTCCTGGACAGGACAGAGGAGGTTGCA TTTAAGTCAACCCTTCTTGagcctgctgtgtgtgtgtgttcctgcctTCTCCAGCTGACACAGTACCGTGAGCACCTGATGATCCAGGATGTGGAGAAACGAAAGGAGTTTCTGAAAGGTTGCGTTGG GTTACCATTTTCATTGGAAGATGCTGCTCATGTTCAAGACCATTATACGCTTCTGGAGAGGCAGATCATCATTGAG gtaaatGACAAACATTTAGAGTCAGCTGGGCAGACGGAGATATTTCGGAAGTACCCTCGAAAGGCCTCCATCCTAAACATGCCACTGGTCACCACGCTTTTCTACTCCTGCTTCTATCACTACACGGAGACTGAG GGAACATTCAGTAGTCCAGCAAACTTGAAGAAAACCTTCAAG ATCCCAGACAAACAGTATGTGCTGACAGCCCTGGCTGCTCGTGCCAAACTCCGGGCTTGGCATGATGTAGATGCTTTGTTCACCACCAAG AACTGGTTGGGCTACACTAAAAAGAAAGCTCCTATTGGTTTTCATCGGGTAGTGGAGATCTTGCAGCGGAACAATGCCCCAGTACAA GTCTTACAGGAGTACGTGCGCCTGGTAGAAGATGTTGAGACCAAGTTGAACCTTGCAATGAAATACAAGTGCCATGACGTTGTTATAGAT ACCTACAAAGACTTGAAGGATCGTCTCCAGTTGATGGCGTACAGATGTAAAGTTGATCGGGGTTCTCCAGCAGAGGAGAAGATTGATAGCATCCTCAGCAACCCG CAAATCCGATGGAAGAATTGA
- the NOXRED1 gene encoding NADP-dependent oxidoreductase domain-containing protein 1 isoform X1, which translates to MATCTIVDFTLAERVVTTEQLEMDDHSATIAAAAHHRRFLFKLKMDDIMANLKTFQPDYGAGIHEPLMSLKCRAKGLTVTACAHAFFFCRLLQATRQKREGDSQGLKLGIIGGGHIGKQLARTMLHLGGMSGKSIQISTRRPETLGEFETLGVACFYDNRKLVGWADAVFLCCLPSHLPHICAEIQDALTKCCIIYSLVTAIPLPRLKQLLSSNNILRPQYKFVESGLFQMWEASRTVVEALKDPAVIQATCPCNPNAEIVVNTKWLAAVFYAALNSYTWQRVTYMRALLFLNEACFPAKASTTSLDNRSESPELVCENFINQAFASTLQCNNTFPWFDLTAVQQRDSPFSQFLESTTSFQKVALLYRNLIAVLSTNTEESISAVSKKTSLSAVLLNPTKTLIHGLDGTFISKVEEGSSSDSEET; encoded by the exons ATGGCCACATGCACAATAGTTGATTTCACCCTTGCAGAAAGGGTGGTCACCACAGAGCAGTTGGAAATGGATGACCATTCTGCCACTATTGCAGCTGCCGCTCACCACAGAAGGTTTCTGTTCAAGCTCAAGATGGATGATATTATGGCGAACCTGAAGACCTTTCAGCCCGACTATGGAGCAGGGATACATGAGCCCCTGATGAGCTTAAAATGTCGTGCCAAAGGACTGACAGTGACTGCCTGTGCCCACGCATTCTTCTTCTGCAGACTGCTCCAAGCCACCAG GCAGAAAAGAGAGGGTGACAGCCAAGGCCTGAAGCTTGGGATTATTGGTGGAGGCCATATTGGGAAACAGCTGGCCAGGACAATGTTGCATCTGGGTGGCATGTCAGGAAAGAGCATCCAGATATCTACAAGGCGTCCAGAAACTCTGG GAGAATTTGAGACACTGGGAGTTGCCTGCTTTTATGACAACAGGAAGCTGGTGGGCTGGGCAGATGCTGTATTTCTCTGCTGTCTTCCGTCTCACCTCCCACACATTTGTGCAGAAATCCAGGATGCACTTACAAAATGTTGCATTATCTACAGCTTGGTCACAGCTATCCCTCTGCCCAG GCTGAAACAACTTCTTTCCTCCAATAACATCTTGAGGCCACAGTACAAGTTTGTGGAGAGTGGACTTTTTCAGATGTGGGAGGCCAGCAGGACAGTTGTGGAAGCCCTCAAAGACCCAGCTGTTATCCAAGCCACATGTCCCTGTAACCCTAATG CGGAAATTGTTGTCAATACAAAGTGGCTGGCAGCAGTTTTCTATGCAGCTCTAAACAGCTACACATGGCAGCGTGTAACCTACATGAGAGCCCTGCTCTTCCTTAATGAAGCGTGTTTTCCTGCAAAAGCTAGCACCACCTCCTTAGATAATAGATCGGAATCGCCAGAGCTAGTTTGTGAAAACTTCATCAACCAAGCCTTCGCTTCCACCCTGCAATGTAATAA TACTTTCCCATGGTTTGACCTGACAGCTGTACAGCAAAGGGACTCACCTTTTAGCCAGTTTCTTGAATCAACTACATCTTTCCAGAAAGTTGCTTTATTATATCGTAACTTGATTGCTGTATTATCTACAAACACTGAAGAATCAATTAGCGCTGTCTCTAAGAAGACATCTCTTTCAGCTGTGCTACTGAACCCCACCAAGACTTTGATTCATGGCCTAGATGGGACTTTCATAAGCAAAGTAGAAGAGGGATCTAGTTCTGATTCTGAAGAGACATAA
- the NOXRED1 gene encoding NADP-dependent oxidoreductase domain-containing protein 1 isoform X2, whose translation MDDIMANLKTFQPDYGAGIHEPLMSLKCRAKGLTVTACAHAFFFCRLLQATRQKREGDSQGLKLGIIGGGHIGKQLARTMLHLGGMSGKSIQISTRRPETLGEFETLGVACFYDNRKLVGWADAVFLCCLPSHLPHICAEIQDALTKCCIIYSLVTAIPLPRLKQLLSSNNILRPQYKFVESGLFQMWEASRTVVEALKDPAVIQATCPCNPNAEIVVNTKWLAAVFYAALNSYTWQRVTYMRALLFLNEACFPAKASTTSLDNRSESPELVCENFINQAFASTLQCNNTFPWFDLTAVQQRDSPFSQFLESTTSFQKVALLYRNLIAVLSTNTEESISAVSKKTSLSAVLLNPTKTLIHGLDGTFISKVEEGSSSDSEET comes from the exons ATGGATGATATTATGGCGAACCTGAAGACCTTTCAGCCCGACTATGGAGCAGGGATACATGAGCCCCTGATGAGCTTAAAATGTCGTGCCAAAGGACTGACAGTGACTGCCTGTGCCCACGCATTCTTCTTCTGCAGACTGCTCCAAGCCACCAG GCAGAAAAGAGAGGGTGACAGCCAAGGCCTGAAGCTTGGGATTATTGGTGGAGGCCATATTGGGAAACAGCTGGCCAGGACAATGTTGCATCTGGGTGGCATGTCAGGAAAGAGCATCCAGATATCTACAAGGCGTCCAGAAACTCTGG GAGAATTTGAGACACTGGGAGTTGCCTGCTTTTATGACAACAGGAAGCTGGTGGGCTGGGCAGATGCTGTATTTCTCTGCTGTCTTCCGTCTCACCTCCCACACATTTGTGCAGAAATCCAGGATGCACTTACAAAATGTTGCATTATCTACAGCTTGGTCACAGCTATCCCTCTGCCCAG GCTGAAACAACTTCTTTCCTCCAATAACATCTTGAGGCCACAGTACAAGTTTGTGGAGAGTGGACTTTTTCAGATGTGGGAGGCCAGCAGGACAGTTGTGGAAGCCCTCAAAGACCCAGCTGTTATCCAAGCCACATGTCCCTGTAACCCTAATG CGGAAATTGTTGTCAATACAAAGTGGCTGGCAGCAGTTTTCTATGCAGCTCTAAACAGCTACACATGGCAGCGTGTAACCTACATGAGAGCCCTGCTCTTCCTTAATGAAGCGTGTTTTCCTGCAAAAGCTAGCACCACCTCCTTAGATAATAGATCGGAATCGCCAGAGCTAGTTTGTGAAAACTTCATCAACCAAGCCTTCGCTTCCACCCTGCAATGTAATAA TACTTTCCCATGGTTTGACCTGACAGCTGTACAGCAAAGGGACTCACCTTTTAGCCAGTTTCTTGAATCAACTACATCTTTCCAGAAAGTTGCTTTATTATATCGTAACTTGATTGCTGTATTATCTACAAACACTGAAGAATCAATTAGCGCTGTCTCTAAGAAGACATCTCTTTCAGCTGTGCTACTGAACCCCACCAAGACTTTGATTCATGGCCTAGATGGGACTTTCATAAGCAAAGTAGAAGAGGGATCTAGTTCTGATTCTGAAGAGACATAA
- the SAMD15 gene encoding sterile alpha motif domain-containing protein 15 yields the protein MQSPSQAAKMEEKAEEKAEEKAEEPEDAAADDDDEDDDEDDEDYGEEDDDDEDDDEEGGTRGARRRRRKSIRPDSGFKLDSAVSGSEAGLETEAGSGEQSEQDGKSPALMGPYFLAWTPEEVAEWIEALGFPQYKECFTANFISGRKLIHVNCCNLPQIGITDFEHMKEISRHMRELLEIEEPPFVRSISLPRRDNMGLFLEQKSRTGKRSDALTYSQFIEDSGLRDYEPAPPQDESSWHESSQYKSLRRSSSRRSSSRQTSSRRTSSQQASSHQASLQQASSQEMSSQHGN from the exons ATGCAGTCGCCCTCGCAGGCTGCGAAGATGGAGGAGAAAGCAGAGGAGAAAGCGGAGGAGAAAGCGGAAGAGCCGGAGGATGCGGCGGCGGACGACGACGACGAAGACGACGACGAAGACGACGAGGATTACGGAGAAGAGGATGACGACGACGAGGACGACGACGAAGAAGGAGGCACCAGGGGGGCTCGGCGGAGGCGCCGCAAGTCAATCCGTCCTGACTCCGGATTCAAACTCGATTCCGCcgtgtctggctccgaagcgggGCTTGAAACCGAAGCGGGAAGCGGGGAACAATCCGAGCAGGATGGCAAGAGTCCCGCCCTGATGGGCCCTTACTTTTTAGCCTGGACTCCCGAAGAGGTGGCCGAGTGGATCGAAGCGCTGGGATTCCCCCAGTACAAG GAGTGTTTTACTGCAAACTTTATCTCTGGGCGCAAACTCATCCATGTAAATTGTTGTAATCTACCACAGATTGGGATAACTGACTTTGAGCATATGAAG GAAATTTCACGACATATGCGAGAATTGCTGGAAATAGAGGAGCCCCCCTTTGTCAGAAGCATCTCTCTCCCCCGCAGAGATAATATGGGTTTGTTTCTGGAGCAGAAATCGCGGACTGGAAAACGAAGTGATGCCCTTACCTATTCTCAGTTTATCGAAGACTCAGGATTACGTGACTATGAGCCAGCACCACCACAGGATGAAAGTTCATGGCATGAAAGTTCACAATATAAAAGTTTACGGCGGAGTAGCTCACGGCGGAGTAGCTCGCGGCAGACTAGTTCGCGGCGGACTAGTTCACAGCAGGCTAGCTCACATCAAGCTAGTTTGCAGCAAGCTAGCTCACAGGAAATGAGCTCACAACATGGTAACTGA